A genome region from Purpureocillium takamizusanense chromosome 8, complete sequence includes the following:
- a CDS encoding uncharacterized protein (COG:J~EggNog:ENOG503P90D~TransMembrane:1 (i7-26o)): MAKKAKARLINVRLISMAMTGFFYTFKRPRTSPMMGMLKYDPIVRKKVLFLETKKRSK, from the exons atggccaagaaAG CCAAGGCTCGCCTGATCAACGTCCGTCTGATCTCCATGGCCATGACCGGCTTCTTCTACACCTTCAAGCGCCCTCGGACATCACCGATGATGGGTATGCTGAAGTACGACCCGATTG TCCGCAAGAAGGTGCTGTTCCtcgagacgaagaagaggtcCAAGTGA